One Drosophila santomea strain STO CAGO 1482 chromosome X, Prin_Dsan_1.1, whole genome shotgun sequence DNA segment encodes these proteins:
- the LOC120455523 gene encoding potassium voltage-gated channel protein eag isoform X5 → MPGGRRGLVAPQNTFLENIIRRSNSQPDSSFLLANAQIVDFPIVYCNESFCKISGYNRAEVMQKSCRYVCGFMYGELTDKETVGRLEYTLENQQQDQFEILLYKKNNLQCGCALSQFGKAQTQETPLWLLLQVAPIRNERDLVVLFLLTFRDITALKQPIDSEDTKGVLGLSKFAKLARSVTRSRQFSAHLPTLKDPTKQSNLAHMMSLSADIMPQYRQEAPKTPPHILLHYCAFKAIWDWVILCLTFYTAIMVPYNVAFKNKTSEDVSLLVVDSIVDVIFFIDIVLNFHTTFVGPGGEVVSDPKVIRMNYLKSWFIIDLLSCLPYDVFNAFDRDEDGIGSLFSALKVVRLLRLGRVVRKLDRYLEYGAAMLILLLCFYMLVAHWLACIWYSIGRSDADNGIQYSWLWKLANVTQSPYSYIWSNDTGPELVNGPSRKSMYVTALYFTMTCMTSVGFGNVAAETDNEKVFTICMMIIAALLYATIFGHVTTIIQQMTSATAKYHDMLNNVREFMKLHEVPKALSERVMDYVVSTWAMTKGLDTEKVLNYCPKDMKADICVHLNRKVFNEHPAFRLASDGCLRALAMHFMMSHSAPGDLLYHTGESIDSLCFIVTGSLEVIQDDEVVAILGKGDVFGDQFWKDSAVGQSAANVRALTYCDLHAIKRDKLLEVLDFYSAFANSFARNLVLTYNLRHRLIFRKVADVKREKELAERRKNEPQLPQNQDHLVRKIFSKFRRTPQVQAGSKELVGGSGQSDVEKGDGEVERTKKLPAKLTLTEDARILSTAAAPSPSPSPSPSSGPPSARSTRASKWGRLLGSSSVDSASDTSAKVAVSRSLSARESLRESTAQARQSSTSSSNGGQGNKVFPKAPKLQASQATLARQDTIDEGGEVDSSPPSRDSRVVIEGAAVTSATVGPSPPVATTSSAAASGASGVSGAPGSAGTVVAIVTKADRNLAMERERQIEMASSRATTSDTYDTGLRETPPTLAQRDLIATVLDMKVDVRLELQRMQQRIGRIEDLLGELVKRLAPGGTAGSGANAPDNSSGQTTPGDEICAGCGAGGGGGGTPTTQAPPTSVVTSPVDTVITISSPGASGSGSGAGVAGAGGAGLLNPGATVVSSAGGNGLGPLMLKKRRSKSRKAPAPPKQTLASTAGTATAAPAGVAGSGMTSSAPASADQQQQQQQQLAADQSPTTPGAELLHLRLLEEDFTAAQLPSTSSAGAGVGGGGSGSGVTPTTPPPTTTGGSGSGTPTSTTATTTPTGSGTTTRGKLDFL, encoded by the exons CGGACAGCTCGTTTCTTTTGGCCAACGCACAAATCGTCGATTTCCCGATCGTCTACTGCAATGAGTCCTTCTGCAAGATCAGCGGCTATAATCGGGCCGAGGTCATGCAGAAGTCGTGCAGGTATGT ATGCGGCTTCATGTATGGCGAGCTGACAGACAAGGAGACGGTGGGACGGCTGGAGTACACGCTGGAGAaccagcagcaggatcagTTCGAGATTTTGCTCTACAAGAAGAACA ATTTGCAGTGTGGCTGCGCCCTCTCGCAGTTTGGCAAGGCACAAACCCAAG AAACCCCATTATGGCTGCTGCTACAGGTCGCACCCATACGCAACGAACGCGACCTGGTGGTGCTCTTCCTGCTGACCTTCCGGGACATCACGGCCCTCAAGCAGCCCATCGACAGCGAGGACACCAAGGGAG TTTTAGGTCTCTCGAAGTTCGCCAAATTGGCAAGATCGGTGACCCGGAGTCGCCAGTTCAGCGCCCATCTGCCCACGCTGAAGGATCCCACGAAGCAGTCCAATCTGGCGCAT ATGATGTCCTTGAGCGCTGATATCATGCCACAGTACCGACAGGAAGCCCCCAAAACGCCGCCACACATACTCCTGCATTATTGTGCATTTAAAGCAATTTGGGACTGGGTGATATTgtgtttaacattttatacAGCCATCATG GTGCCATACAATGTagcgtttaaaaataaaacctcAGAGGATGTTTCCCTGCTCGTGGTCGATTCCATAGTCGATGTTATATTCTTTATAGATATTG TTTTAAACTTCCATACAACGTTCGTGGGTCCCGGCGGCGAGGTGGTCAGTGACCCAAAGGTGATCCGCATGAACTACCTAAAGTCGTGGTTCATTATCGACCTGCTCAGCTGCCTGCCGTACGACGTGTTCAACGCGTTCGATCGGGATGAGGACGGTATCGGTTCCCTGTTCAGTGCCCTCAAGGTCGTCCGCCTTCTGCGTCTGGGGAGGGTGGTGCGAAAACTGGACCGCTACCTGGAGTACGGAGCGGCCATGCTGATCCTGCTGCTCTGCTTCTACATGCTGGTGGCCCATTGGCTAGCCTGCATTTGGTACTCGATTGGTCGCAGCGATGCGGATAATGGG ATCCAGTACAGTTGGCTGTGGAAGCTGGCGAATGTCACCCAGTCACCGTACTCGTATATATGGAGTAATGACACCGGGCCAGAATTGGTCAATGGGCCGTCACGGAAAAGCATGTACGTGACGGCCCTATATTTCACCATGACCTGCATGACATCG GTGGGCTTTGGCAATGTCGCCGCGGAGACAGACAACGAGAAGGTGTTCACCATCTGCATGATGATCATTGCAG CTCTGCTGTATGCCACGATCTTCGGACACGTTACCACCATCATTCAGCAGATGACATCGGCCACGGCCAAGTATCACGACATGCTGAACAATGTACGCGAGTTCATGAAGCTGCACGAGGTGCCAAAGGCTCTCAGCGAACGAGTGATGGACTATGTAGTCTCTACCTGGGCCATGACCAAGGGTCTGGACACCGAGAAG GTACTAAACTATTGTCCGAAAGATATGAAGGCTGACATATGTGTTCATCTAAATCGCAAAGTATTTAACGAGCATCCGGCATTTCGTCTGGCCTCGGATGGTTGTCTCCGGGCACTGGCGATGCACTTCATGATGTCGCACTCGGCGCCGGGGGATTTGCTTTATCACACCGGCGAGAGCATCGATAGCCTATGCTTCATTGTTACCGGCAGTCTGGAGGTGATACAAGACGACGAGGTTGTGGCAATATTGG GCAAGGGCGACGTCTTCGGCGATCAATTCTGGAAGGACTCGGCCGTTGGCCAGAGTGCGGCCAATGTGCGTGCTCTGACCTATTGTGATTTGCATGCCATCAAACGTGATAAATTGCTCGAAGTCCTCGATTTCTATTCGGCATTTGCGAATAGCTTTGCACGCAATCTGGTGCTCACCTACAATCTCAGACATCGACTGATTTTTCGCAAGGTGGCCGATGTGAAGCGCGAAAAAGAATTGGCCGAACGGCGTAAGAACGAGCCGCAATTGCCCCAGAATCAGGACCATCTTGTCCGGAAGATCTTCTCAAAATTCCGTCGCACTCCGCAGGTCCAAGCGGGCAGCAAAGAGCTCGTCGGCGGATCCGGCCAAAGTGATGTCGAGAAGGGTGACGGCGAGGTGGAGCGAACTAAG AAGCTACCAGCCAAACTGACACTGACCGAGGACGCTCGCATCCTCAGCACCGCCGCGGCGCCCTCGCCATCGCCATCCCCATCGCCCTCATCGGGTCCACCATCTGCGCGCAGTACACGGGCCAGCAAGTGGGGACGCCTCCTGGGCAGTTCAAGCGTCGATTCAGCTAGCGACACCAGCGCCAAGGTAGCCGTCTCGAGAAGTTTGAGCGCCCGCGAAAGCCTCCGAGAGAGCACCGCCCAAGCGCGGCAGAGTAGTACTTCGAGTAGCAATGGTGGACAAGGCAACAAA GTTTTTCCCAAGGCGCCCAAGCTGCAGGCTAGCCAGGCCACTCTGGCCCGCCAGGACACCATCGACGAGGGTGGCGAGGTGGACTCCTCGCCGCCAAGTCGCGACAGTCGCGTGGTTATCGAGGGTGCAGCCGTCACCTCGGCCACCGTGGGACCATCGCCGCCAGTGGCCACCACATCCTCGGCGGCGGCGTCGGGAGCATCGGGAGTATCTGGAGCACCAGGTAGTGCTGGCACTGTGGTGGCCATTGTCACCAAAGCGGATCGTAATCTCGCCATGGAGCGGGAGCGCCAGATCGAGATGGCCAGCTCGAGGGCCACCACATCGGATACGTACGATACTGGGCTGCGCGAGACGCCGCCCACGCTGGCGCAGCGCGATCTCATCGCCACCGTGCTGGACATGAAGGTGGATGTGCGGCTGGAATTGCAGCGCATGCAGCAGCGGATTGGCCGCATCGAGGATCTGCTGGGCGAGCTGGTCAAGCGGCTGGCACCAGGTGGTACCGCCGGTAGCGGTGCCAACGCTCCGGATAACAGCAGTGGCCAGACCACGCCCGGCGACGAGATTTGCGCGGGCTGCGGTgcgggcggcggcggcggcggtaCACCCACAACACAGGCCCCCCCAACATCTGTGGTAACCAGCCCGGTGGACACTGTGATAACCATTTCATCGCCAGGAGCATCTGGTTCGGGATCGGGAGCAGGAGTAGCTGGCGCTGGTGGCGCTGGTCTGCTAAATCCGGGCGCCACAGTTGTGTCGAGCGCGGGAGGCAACGGCCTGGGGCCACTGATGCTCAAGAAGCGACGCTCGAAGAGCAGGAAAGCACCGGCGCCTCCTAAGCAGACACTCGCCTCGACGGCCGGCACCGCGACCGCAGCTCCAGCGGGCGTTGCCGGATCTGGTATGACGTCATCGGCGCCAGCGTCAGCggatcagcagcagcaacagcaacagcagctggcGGCGGATCAATCACCCACAACGCCTGGAGCGGAACTGCTGCATCTACGCCTGCTCGAAGAGGACTTTACGGCGGCCCAACTGCCTTCGACATCGTCAGCTGGCGCCGGAGTTGGTGGTGGAGGATCCGGCTCTGGTGTCACGCCCACAACACCGCCACCGACCACAACGGggggcagtggcagcggcacgcccaccagcaccacAGCCACGACCACACCCACAGGCAGTGGTACAACAACGCGCGGCAAGCTGGACTTCCTGTAG
- the LOC120455523 gene encoding potassium voltage-gated channel protein eag isoform X3 yields the protein MPGGRRGLVAPQNTFLENIIRRSNSQPDSSFLLANAQIVDFPIVYCNESFCKISGYNRAEVMQKSCRYVCGFMYGELTDKETVGRLEYTLENQQQDQFEILLYKKNNLQCGCALSQFGKAQTQETPLWLLLQVAPIRNERDLVVLFLLTFRDITALKQPIDSEDTKGGLSKFAKLARSVTRSRQFSAHLPTLKDPTKQSNLAHMMSLSADIMPQYRQEAPKTPPHILLHYCAFKAIWDWVILCLTFYTAIMVPYNVAFKNKTSEDVSLLVVDSIVDVIFFIDIVLNFHTTFVGPGGEVVSDPKVIRMNYLKSWFIIDLLSCLPYDVFNAFDRDEDGIGSLFSALKVVRLLRLGRVVRKLDRYLEYGAAMLILLLCFYMLVAHWLACIWYSIGRSDADNGIQYSWLWKLANVTQSPYSYIWSNDTGPELVNGPSRKSMYVTALYFTMTCMTSVGFGNVAAETDNEKVFTICMMIIAALLYATIFGHVTTIIQQMTSATAKYHDMLNNVREFMKLHEVPKALSERVMDYVVSTWAMTKGLDTEKVLNYCPKDMKADICVHLNRKVFNEHPAFRLASDGCLRALAMHFMMSHSAPGDLLYHTGESIDSLCFIVTGSLEVIQDDEVVAILGKGDVFGDQFWKDSAVGQSAANVRALTYCDLHAIKRDKLLEVLDFYSAFANSFARNLVLTYNLRHRLIFRKVADVKREKELAERRKNEPQLPQNQDHLVRKIFSKFRRTPQVQAGSKELVGGSGQSDVEKGDGEVERTKKLPAKLTLTEDARILSTAAAPSPSPSPSPSSGPPSARSTRASKWGRLLGSSSVDSASDTSAKVAVSRSLSARESLRESTAQARQSSTSSSNGGQGNKHLQLSKVFPKAPKLQASQATLARQDTIDEGGEVDSSPPSRDSRVVIEGAAVTSATVGPSPPVATTSSAAASGASGVSGAPGSAGTVVAIVTKADRNLAMERERQIEMASSRATTSDTYDTGLRETPPTLAQRDLIATVLDMKVDVRLELQRMQQRIGRIEDLLGELVKRLAPGGTAGSGANAPDNSSGQTTPGDEICAGCGAGGGGGGTPTTQAPPTSVVTSPVDTVITISSPGASGSGSGAGVAGAGGAGLLNPGATVVSSAGGNGLGPLMLKKRRSKSRKAPAPPKQTLASTAGTATAAPAGVAGSGMTSSAPASADQQQQQQQQLAADQSPTTPGAELLHLRLLEEDFTAAQLPSTSSAGAGVGGGGSGSGVTPTTPPPTTTGGSGSGTPTSTTATTTPTGSGTTTRGKLDFL from the exons CGGACAGCTCGTTTCTTTTGGCCAACGCACAAATCGTCGATTTCCCGATCGTCTACTGCAATGAGTCCTTCTGCAAGATCAGCGGCTATAATCGGGCCGAGGTCATGCAGAAGTCGTGCAGGTATGT ATGCGGCTTCATGTATGGCGAGCTGACAGACAAGGAGACGGTGGGACGGCTGGAGTACACGCTGGAGAaccagcagcaggatcagTTCGAGATTTTGCTCTACAAGAAGAACA ATTTGCAGTGTGGCTGCGCCCTCTCGCAGTTTGGCAAGGCACAAACCCAAG AAACCCCATTATGGCTGCTGCTACAGGTCGCACCCATACGCAACGAACGCGACCTGGTGGTGCTCTTCCTGCTGACCTTCCGGGACATCACGGCCCTCAAGCAGCCCATCGACAGCGAGGACACCAAGGGAG GTCTCTCGAAGTTCGCCAAATTGGCAAGATCGGTGACCCGGAGTCGCCAGTTCAGCGCCCATCTGCCCACGCTGAAGGATCCCACGAAGCAGTCCAATCTGGCGCAT ATGATGTCCTTGAGCGCTGATATCATGCCACAGTACCGACAGGAAGCCCCCAAAACGCCGCCACACATACTCCTGCATTATTGTGCATTTAAAGCAATTTGGGACTGGGTGATATTgtgtttaacattttatacAGCCATCATG GTGCCATACAATGTagcgtttaaaaataaaacctcAGAGGATGTTTCCCTGCTCGTGGTCGATTCCATAGTCGATGTTATATTCTTTATAGATATTG TTTTAAACTTCCATACAACGTTCGTGGGTCCCGGCGGCGAGGTGGTCAGTGACCCAAAGGTGATCCGCATGAACTACCTAAAGTCGTGGTTCATTATCGACCTGCTCAGCTGCCTGCCGTACGACGTGTTCAACGCGTTCGATCGGGATGAGGACGGTATCGGTTCCCTGTTCAGTGCCCTCAAGGTCGTCCGCCTTCTGCGTCTGGGGAGGGTGGTGCGAAAACTGGACCGCTACCTGGAGTACGGAGCGGCCATGCTGATCCTGCTGCTCTGCTTCTACATGCTGGTGGCCCATTGGCTAGCCTGCATTTGGTACTCGATTGGTCGCAGCGATGCGGATAATGGG ATCCAGTACAGTTGGCTGTGGAAGCTGGCGAATGTCACCCAGTCACCGTACTCGTATATATGGAGTAATGACACCGGGCCAGAATTGGTCAATGGGCCGTCACGGAAAAGCATGTACGTGACGGCCCTATATTTCACCATGACCTGCATGACATCG GTGGGCTTTGGCAATGTCGCCGCGGAGACAGACAACGAGAAGGTGTTCACCATCTGCATGATGATCATTGCAG CTCTGCTGTATGCCACGATCTTCGGACACGTTACCACCATCATTCAGCAGATGACATCGGCCACGGCCAAGTATCACGACATGCTGAACAATGTACGCGAGTTCATGAAGCTGCACGAGGTGCCAAAGGCTCTCAGCGAACGAGTGATGGACTATGTAGTCTCTACCTGGGCCATGACCAAGGGTCTGGACACCGAGAAG GTACTAAACTATTGTCCGAAAGATATGAAGGCTGACATATGTGTTCATCTAAATCGCAAAGTATTTAACGAGCATCCGGCATTTCGTCTGGCCTCGGATGGTTGTCTCCGGGCACTGGCGATGCACTTCATGATGTCGCACTCGGCGCCGGGGGATTTGCTTTATCACACCGGCGAGAGCATCGATAGCCTATGCTTCATTGTTACCGGCAGTCTGGAGGTGATACAAGACGACGAGGTTGTGGCAATATTGG GCAAGGGCGACGTCTTCGGCGATCAATTCTGGAAGGACTCGGCCGTTGGCCAGAGTGCGGCCAATGTGCGTGCTCTGACCTATTGTGATTTGCATGCCATCAAACGTGATAAATTGCTCGAAGTCCTCGATTTCTATTCGGCATTTGCGAATAGCTTTGCACGCAATCTGGTGCTCACCTACAATCTCAGACATCGACTGATTTTTCGCAAGGTGGCCGATGTGAAGCGCGAAAAAGAATTGGCCGAACGGCGTAAGAACGAGCCGCAATTGCCCCAGAATCAGGACCATCTTGTCCGGAAGATCTTCTCAAAATTCCGTCGCACTCCGCAGGTCCAAGCGGGCAGCAAAGAGCTCGTCGGCGGATCCGGCCAAAGTGATGTCGAGAAGGGTGACGGCGAGGTGGAGCGAACTAAG AAGCTACCAGCCAAACTGACACTGACCGAGGACGCTCGCATCCTCAGCACCGCCGCGGCGCCCTCGCCATCGCCATCCCCATCGCCCTCATCGGGTCCACCATCTGCGCGCAGTACACGGGCCAGCAAGTGGGGACGCCTCCTGGGCAGTTCAAGCGTCGATTCAGCTAGCGACACCAGCGCCAAGGTAGCCGTCTCGAGAAGTTTGAGCGCCCGCGAAAGCCTCCGAGAGAGCACCGCCCAAGCGCGGCAGAGTAGTACTTCGAGTAGCAATGGTGGACAAGGCAACAAA CATTTACAATTAAGCAAA GTTTTTCCCAAGGCGCCCAAGCTGCAGGCTAGCCAGGCCACTCTGGCCCGCCAGGACACCATCGACGAGGGTGGCGAGGTGGACTCCTCGCCGCCAAGTCGCGACAGTCGCGTGGTTATCGAGGGTGCAGCCGTCACCTCGGCCACCGTGGGACCATCGCCGCCAGTGGCCACCACATCCTCGGCGGCGGCGTCGGGAGCATCGGGAGTATCTGGAGCACCAGGTAGTGCTGGCACTGTGGTGGCCATTGTCACCAAAGCGGATCGTAATCTCGCCATGGAGCGGGAGCGCCAGATCGAGATGGCCAGCTCGAGGGCCACCACATCGGATACGTACGATACTGGGCTGCGCGAGACGCCGCCCACGCTGGCGCAGCGCGATCTCATCGCCACCGTGCTGGACATGAAGGTGGATGTGCGGCTGGAATTGCAGCGCATGCAGCAGCGGATTGGCCGCATCGAGGATCTGCTGGGCGAGCTGGTCAAGCGGCTGGCACCAGGTGGTACCGCCGGTAGCGGTGCCAACGCTCCGGATAACAGCAGTGGCCAGACCACGCCCGGCGACGAGATTTGCGCGGGCTGCGGTgcgggcggcggcggcggcggtaCACCCACAACACAGGCCCCCCCAACATCTGTGGTAACCAGCCCGGTGGACACTGTGATAACCATTTCATCGCCAGGAGCATCTGGTTCGGGATCGGGAGCAGGAGTAGCTGGCGCTGGTGGCGCTGGTCTGCTAAATCCGGGCGCCACAGTTGTGTCGAGCGCGGGAGGCAACGGCCTGGGGCCACTGATGCTCAAGAAGCGACGCTCGAAGAGCAGGAAAGCACCGGCGCCTCCTAAGCAGACACTCGCCTCGACGGCCGGCACCGCGACCGCAGCTCCAGCGGGCGTTGCCGGATCTGGTATGACGTCATCGGCGCCAGCGTCAGCggatcagcagcagcaacagcaacagcagctggcGGCGGATCAATCACCCACAACGCCTGGAGCGGAACTGCTGCATCTACGCCTGCTCGAAGAGGACTTTACGGCGGCCCAACTGCCTTCGACATCGTCAGCTGGCGCCGGAGTTGGTGGTGGAGGATCCGGCTCTGGTGTCACGCCCACAACACCGCCACCGACCACAACGGggggcagtggcagcggcacgcccaccagcaccacAGCCACGACCACACCCACAGGCAGTGGTACAACAACGCGCGGCAAGCTGGACTTCCTGTAG